Genomic segment of uncultured Desulfobacter sp.:
ATAAGGAAGAATTAACCCTGACCCGGCTGGAGGCGAAAAAATGAAAACGCTTACCAGACTGCTCCTTCTTTTTTTTCTGGCGTTAACCTGTTTTTCCTGCACCCACCTTTCGCCTAAAGAATCATGGGTATTGACTGATTCTAAGCCACCGTTACTGATCTGTGATGAAATCATCAGTCGACTGATCCAGCAATATCCGCCGGCAAAAACCACGATAACGCTTCTTAAAAGAGGCAATAAAACCTTTGACGAACTGATTGAAAAACAGGCCAGACGAGCCGGTTATACAATCAGTCAGACCCAGAGCACTGTCAAGATCAGTTATGTCATTGACGTGTTATCGCAAAATCCCGGCACCGGATACGTCCACCTTAAAAGCAGTGACGGATTCAGTTTCAGCCGGATGTTCCGCATGCCCGGATATGACCTGGCAGACAATTATACCCAACGTTAGGTTAAAAAATGAGCGCACCACGGGGGCTGCAAAGGCCGGGCGTAGTGACAACCGTGCTGAGCAAAAAGCCTATCTTAGTGCTGTTTCTGTTCATTGCCATCATTGTATTGTTACTGCTTTTTTCAATCTTTGATGAAGGCAAAAGGAATAATAGAAACGGGGATCAGGATCAGGAAACCCTGTTGATAGAACCCCAGCAGTCATCCGTATCCACAGATGAAGAGGGGCTTAATTTGCCCAAAGCCCCTAAGCAACGCAAAGGCCTTGCGTCTGAAAGCGATATGAACTCCCAGGATAAAAAGGAGGATCAAAAGGCCCTTGAACCGATAGAGGTTGTACGCGCGAATCCCCCTCCCCAGGACCCAGTAAAAGCCGCTCTGGATAAGCAGCGGCAAAAACAGCTTGTCACGGTTATACAGTACAGATTTGAAAAACAACGCCAGGCGCTGGAGTCCAACCCGGTTGTTTACAAAAACAACGCTTCAATGATTGTCAGCACTTCGTCTGGTGTTTCTAACCAGACCGGCGGGCAATCTGGAACTTCAGCAAGATTGTCTGCCTTAAACAGTGAACTTGCAAACGCCAAAGCAAGACTTGGCCTTGGGAATGGTGGTTCACAATCCTCAGCATCGGTAACAACGACAACCGGTTTATCCATATCTGCTCAAACCGAAATCAATGACGATTCAATGTGGGATAACGGTTATTCCATGGATCAAGACACCAATGCGTTATCCATTAAAACCGGGGCCATTATACCTGTGGTGCTGATCACCGGGATTGATTCCACCTTGCCCGGCTATATCAGCGGTCAGGTCAGTCAAAATGTCTGGGACACCGCAACCGGTTATAATCTGCTCATCCCCCAGGGCACCAAAGTCTTTGGCCAATATCAGAACAATATAATGATGGGCCAGGAACGGGTATTCGTCGTCTGGCAGCGGTTAATATTTCCTGATGGCCGGACTATGACCTTGAAGGATATGCCTGGTGGGGACCAGCTGGGGTACACCGGCCTGAAAGACAAGGTGAATAATCACTATTTCAGAATTTACGGCCATGCCCTGCTAATGAGCCTTGTCACCGGCGGCACCGCTTATGCCATGAACACCCTGGACAGCGATAACAGTGACGAAACAACAACGATCAATGAATCCATGGGAACGGCCCTGGCCGATCAGATGGGCCAGACAACCATGGGTCTGCTTGAAAAACATATGAATATGTCCCCCACCTTAACCATCCGGCCCGGTTATCGCCTGAACATCATAGCGATTAAAGATTTAGAGTTCAGCGAACCGTATGAAGGCAAATTATGAAAAAGGAGAAAAAATCATGAAACTTTTCATCGCAGAAAAACCATCCCTTGGCCGGGCCATTGCCGCAGGCCTGGGGGATGCCGAAAAAAGGAACGGTTATATAGAATGCGGCTCAAATGTCGTTACCTGGTGTTTCGGCCACCTGTTGGAAATGGACCAGCCAGAAGCATACGACGAAAAGTACAAGGCCTGGAAAAAAGAGGACCTGCCAATTTTACCAGATGCCTTTAATGCCTCAATCAGAAAAGATGCTGCAGCACAGATGAAGATCATAGGCAGGCTGCTCAAGGACGCTGAAATGGTCGTCAATGCAGGGGACCCGGACAGAGAAGGTCAACTGCTTGTTGATGAGGTGTTGGAATACCACAACTATGCCGGTTCTTGCGAACGGATCTGGCTTTCCGCCCTAGATGACAAATCAGTTAAAAAAGCCCTGTCATCCATGACCGACAACAATGATTATACCGGCTTGCGTGATGCTGCCCGGGCCAGGTCACAGGCAGATTGGCTGGTGGGGATGAACTGCACCCGGGCCATGACCCTCAAAGGTCGCGATGCAGGCAGCCAGGGCGTGTTATCCCTTGGCCGGGTCCAGACCCCGACCCTGGCCCTGGTAGTTAACCGGGATCTTGCTATTGAAAATTTTAAACCCCACCCGTATTTCATCCTGCATGTTGAAATCCTTCATGAAGCAGGACCATTCACCGGCACGTTTCAGCCGCTTGACACACAAAAAGGGTTGGATGACCAGGGCCGCTTAATCAGCCCTGATGAAGCCTATCGGATCAAAAAAGAGGTAAGCGGTCAGGCGGGGAAAATTCTTGAAGCCCATAAAGAGAAAAAGAAGAAGAATCCGCCGTTACCCCATTGCCTGTCCTCTTTACAAAAAGCGGCCTCGTCAATGTTGGGCATGGGAGCAAAACAAGTGCTTGATGTGGCCCAGGCCCTTTATGAAAAAAAGCTGACAACCTATCCCCGGTCCGACTGCCGCTATCTGCCGGAGGAACAATTTGATGAAGCCGGCAGTGTGCTTTCAGTCCTGGCAAATCTGCACGGGCTTGAGCAAATTGCCGGGAACACGGATTGCTCTATCAAAAGCGCTGCATACAACACGAAAAAAGTCACTGCCCATCATGCCATTATTCCCACGGGTGAAATTCCTTCGAATTTATCAGATGACGAATCTGCCCTGTACCGCATGATTGCCCAAAGCTTTTGCCTTCAGTTCTATGCCGCCATGGAGTTTGAAGCGCAGAAAATTCTGACCGGCATAAATCATACTGTCTGGAAATCAACGGGCCGAACGATATTGAATCCAGGCTGGACAGCTTTCATCAAAGAAGAAAAATCAGACGCTGAAAACAGTGAAGAACAAGCTTTACCTAATGTCCATGAAGATGACGACATAACCGCTTCTAATATTGATATCAAATCCCAAAAAACCAAACCACCCGCAAGATTTACCGAAGGTACCCTCATTGAGGCCATGGCAAATGTCCATAAATTTATTGAGGACACCGAAGCCAAGAAAACCCTGAAAGAAAATGAAGGCATCGGAACAGAAGCCACCCGGGCCGGGATCATCGAAACATTAAAAGCCCGGCAGCTGCTCGAACTCCAGAAAAAGAATATCATTTCCACTGATCTTGGCCGGCAACTGATCAAAATGGCCCCTGCCCTACTCACCGATCCTGTGACAACAGCACAATGGGAATCCAGGCTTTCTGCCATCGCTGACGGGAACGAAAGCCTGTCCGAATTTATGACAGATCAAACCACCCAGGTCCCGGAACTTGTCAAAGCAATATTCGCCCTTTAATTAGACCCGTTGCCGGGAACCCATCTTTGCCCGGAATGCGGCCAACCTTTACGCAGGCAAAAAAGCAAAAAAGGGGCGTGGTATTGGGCCTGCTTCAACCAGGATGGGCATGCCAAGCCTGTATTCCTCAATGATAAAAACGGCAAGCCGGACTTAACGCCAAAGAAAAAAATAGAATTATCAGAACATAAATGCCGGGCCTGCGGCAAACCGCTTGTGAAGCGAGAATCAAAGAAAAAAGGAAAAGGAGGCAAGAAAAATTATTGGTGGGGATGCTCCGGCTTCCCCGAATGCAAACAAATGTATTTTGACAATAACGGCAAGCCCCAGTTCACAGATAAGAAAGGAAAATAACAATGGATTTTGAATACTTTGCAATGAAACGCAACATGACCGTTGATGAGTACATCGCCTGGCTGAAGAGACAGCTTGACCGTCTTGATTTTGATTCTGACGATATCCCGGGGGATGTTGCCGAATATGCGGAAGAATCTTTGGGCCTTATCAAAATTTCTGCAGAAGAATTAGCCGGAATGCAAAAAGCACAATTAGAAATTGAGGAGGCTGACTTATGAGTAAATATCAAGATCAGCTCAATGATTTTTCAAAAAGGGTTTTAGAGGCCATTGAAAAAGGCGACGCGCCCTGGCAGGAACCGTGGGAAGAAGGCCGGTTGCTGGAATTGCCTAAAAATTTAACCACAGATCAGAATTATAAAGGCGTAAACCTGATTAACCTGGCAATGAGCGGCTACAATGACCCCAGGTGGATGACGTTCAACCAGGCTAAAGATATGAATTGCTTTGTCAAAAAAGGTCAAAAAGCCTCCAAAGGATTTTTTTATTCACCTGCCAGCTTGGAAAAAGAGCTTGATGATAAAGGAAAGCCTGTCCTTGACGAAAACGGTGAAGAAAAAATAACCAAGGTCAATAGGCCAGTTTTCAAAACTTTTTCTGTTTTTAATGCCACCCAGATTGAAGGTGTGGAAGAATACAAGCATCCGGAGCCTGCCTGGAAGCCGGAAGATAAAGCAGAAAAGCTGATATCCGCTGCCAATGTGGAAATCACCGGAAGCCAGCTTGATAAGGCGTTTTATAATTTTTTAACCCATTCCATAGAAACACCGGACAAGTCACAGTTTGACGATAAGTCAAAATATTATTCAACAGTATTTCATGAATTAGCGCATGCCACTGCTCATAAATCCATGATGGACAGGGGAGTTGACTATGCGGATAAGGATTCCAGGGCCAAGGAAGAATTAAGGGCGGAGATATCAAGCTGGCTGGTGTGTTCTCAAATCGGCATTGGATATTCTGCCGAATCCAAAGAAAGCAATAAAGCATATGTTTCGTCCTGGCTCAAAGCCATAAAGCCCGAAGATCGGGCAAAGGAACTTGGGTTTGCAATGAAAGACGCTGAAAAAATCTCTGAATACCTTATGGGGCTTGATTTAGAGAAAGGTAAAACAGCAAAAATTGCAGCGGATATCCCACAGGAATCAAGTCCTTTGGTAAAAAAGGAAGCGGAACGATTACAGGCTAAAGCGGATCAATACCGCGCTGATCAAAAGAATTTGTTTTCGTATACGGAAAAGATAACCGTAGCCATGAGCAACCCCGATTTGTTTGATGATTTAATGCCCGACCACTATAAAAGTGATCCGTTATCAGCTTTTAACAAGGAACTGGATGATTCCCAGCGTGAAATAGTAACCTATCTGAAGAATATCGCCCCATCCCTTGAAAAAAAGTCCAAATCTGTTCCACCTCCCCAGGCGCCCTCCCTTGCCCCGCATCTATCCAAAAATTCGCAAATGGAAAAAAGCGATCCGGCATTATCCAGGGTGTATATCAACGTGCCGTATGCAGAAAAAGATGACGCCAAGGCCCTGGGGGCAAAATGGGATAAACAGGAAAAATCCTGGTTTGTTGAATCTGGAATCGAGCAAAAGCCGTTTCAGAAATGGCTCGAACCTGCCCGGGAAACTCAGCTTGATATGAATAAAGTAACTGCGCAATTCCAGGATCAGGCATCCAGGCTCGGCCTGAAAATTGACAGTCCCCAGGCAGACGGCAAGCTGCACCGTGTGGCTGTAGAAGGCGATAAGGGCGGCAAAAAGTCCGGAGCATATACGCTTTATCCCGACGGCAGGCCTGCGGGGTTCATTCAGAACCATAAAACCGGGGAAAAAGCCAATTTCAAATATGAAGGGGAAATCGGCAAAACGGTCATTATATCAGAAAATAAACAAGCCCGGGCAGCCGAGCGGGAGCAGGATCACACCGCAGCAGCTAAAAAAGCGTTCGGCATTTACATCAATGCAGAAAAAACCACATCCCACCCATATCTTGCTGATAAAAAAATCAATGGTAACAAAGAATACCGGGTTGATAAAAATAACCGGCTGATTGTCCCTGCCAAGAATCTTAAAACCAACAAAATCGAATCCCTGCAGTTCATCGGCGAGGATGGGCAAAAGCAGTTTCTTACCGGCGGGAAAAAATCGGGAAACGCTTATACCATAGGCGAACTCGACGAACAAAAACCCATACTGCTGGCTGAAGGCTTTGCCACAGGAAAGACCCTCAATGATGTGAGCCACCTTCCGGCGGTGGTTTGCTTTGATGCAAACAACCTGGAAAATGTGGCCAAACAGATCCGGGAATTGATGCCCACCGCTGAGTTGTTCATTTGTGCTGATAATGATCACGCCAAGAAAAATAATGTGGGTGTGGAAAAAGCGCAAAAAGCGGCCAAGGCCGTTGGTGCTAAAGTCATTATCCCCAAATTTACGGATGAGTCAAAAAAACTTGGGTATACGGATTTCAATGACCTGGCCAAGTGCAAGATGGGCAAAAGCCGGGTCCAAAGTCAGTTGAAATCCCAGATCAAATATCTTTCCAAAGATAAAGGCGTAGGGCTTGAACGATGAAAAAACAAGAATACGGCCTTAAGCAGGCCAAGGTAAAAAAGAGCAGGTATCCGCTGATCTTCCCGGTTTGTTTTTTGTTGTGGGGCTTTGCCTTTATGAGTTATGCCACGCAAACCGTAGCCATGGCATTGCGATACCATCCTGACCTGGGCAGGCCGGTGTTTGATACGTATTACCTGCCCTGGAAGGTGTTTGAATGGAACAAATACATAACAGGCTCCCCGACAGGTGATAAGGTTGACTTAATCTTCGGTGCCTTTGTCCTCAGTACGGCCTTTGGCTTTTTTCTGATTCTCAGGAAAAAGCCGAAAGGCAATTTAAATCTGCACGGCACCGCAACCTGGGCAAAGAAAAAAGAGTTGCCTGCCATGGGACTTGACGCCAAAGAAGGGGTATATGTCGGTGGTTTCCCATTGGCCAGGGGAACCAAATACCTGATTCATAACGGCCCGGAGCATATTTTAGCATTTGCGCCAACCCGATCCGGGAAAGGTGTGGGCCTGGTGATCCCGTCTTTGCTTGCCTGGTCGGGCTCAAGCGTAACCTTGGACATAAAGGGCGAAAATTACGCATTGACATCAGGATACAGGGCCAAAGAGTTACATCATAAAATCCTCAAGTTTGATCCTGCCGATGAAACCTTTTCTTTTGCGAAGTGGAATCCCTTGGCAGAAGTGCGGATTAATACGAATCATGCCATTGCCGATGCCCAGAATATTGCCCAGATGATCTGTGACCCTGACGGCAAGGGCATGAAAGATTATTTCACCCAGGCCGGGTATGCCTTGCTGACCGGGTTAATTTTGCATGTCATTGTCTCAAAGCAGGACGCCACACTTGCTGACGTCGTGGCCGAAATTACAAAAAGCGACAATGATGGGGATGTAAAAAACCTGCTATATGCCATGATCGACAAGGAACACGCACAAATCCTGAAAAAACGGTATCCGGATATGGATACGGATCTGGCCGACAACATTCAATCAACCATTGACAGTTATGCCGGTGAAGCTGTGATCAAAGCCGACCGTGAGCTGTCCGGGGTGGTATCCACCGCAGTTACTAACCTGTCTTTGTACCGTGACCCCATTGTCGCAAAGAATACCTCTGCGTCTGATTTTTTCATTTCAGATATCATGAATTCTGAAACTCCTGTTGATTTATACCTGGTGGTATCCCCTGCCAACCTGGACAGGTTAAGGCCGCTGCTGCGTGTATTTTTTAATCTGGCGTTAAGAAAATTCACCCAGAAAATGGAGTTTGAAAACGGACAGGCCGTAGTCGGCTATAAACACAGGCTCTTGCTCATGCTGGACGAGTTTACCAGCCTGGGCAAATTGGAAATCATGCAAAAGGCCCTGGCGTTTATGGCCGGTTACGGTGTGAAGGCTTATATCATTGTCCAAGATTTATCCCAGCTGCAGGAAGCGTATACCCGGGACGAATCAATCACATCAAACTGCCATGTCAGGATTGCATATGCACCCAACAAGATAGAAACCGCAAAGCTGCTGTCGGATATGACCGGAAAAACCACCGTGGTGGACAAAAAGACCAGTGTTTCCGGCAAACGGTTAGGCGGCATGGGCAATGCCTCTGTTTCTGTCAGTGAAGTGGCAAGGCCGCTGCTCACACCGGATGAATGCATGAGGCTGAAAGGCCCAGTCAAAGATGAAAAAGGGGGCATCAAAACCCCCGGTGATATGCTGATATTTGTTGCCGGGTACAACACGGTATACGGTCAGCAGATTCTGTATTTCTTAGATCCTGTCTTTCAAAAGCGGGTTAAAATCCCGCCGCCTGATCGCATAGAACTTTTCAAAGTCAAAGAGGTTTCGAAAAATGAAATATAAAATTTTGCTGCCCTGCAGTCTCTTGTTTGCGGTCTGTTTTTTTGTATCTCAAGACTGTTATATCAATGTTTCTGGCAGCCTGCCCCGAGGTTTATATTTAAAAACCTCCCGGGCAATTGCCAATGGTTCCTTTGTTGTTTTTAATCCCACCGCTGCCCAAAAGCCTCTTGTCTCAAAGTACGTTAAAAATACACCTTTAATGAAACGTGTGGCTGCCTTACCAGGGCAGGCATACCGATTGCCCCGGGCCTCGGATACAGACAGCAAAGGCCGGGCTATTACGCCTTTTTTCCCGAAAACAGGCATCGTGCCTTCTGAGCAATTCGTTGTAGTCGGCGACACCAAATACTCGTTGGATAGCCGGTATTTCGGGTTTGTACCTCAATCTTCAATAGTTGATACGATCACCCCTCTTTTGGTTTTTTAAGAAAGTATCGGAAAGGAATGAAAATGAGCGTTGTTTTGGACAGTCTAAAGCATAATTTAGGCCCCATTGTTACCCAGGCCCTGGATGATGATAACGTGATTGAAGTCATGCTTAACCCTGACGGCAAATTATGGCTCGACACGTTTGACAAGGGAATGGTGGAAGTGTCCGCCATTCCTGCATCATCTGCATCCGGAATACTGAGCCAGGTTGCGTCCATGCTCGGCGCCGTTGTTACAAAGGATTCTCCCGTTGTTGAAGGCGAGCTGCCCCTGGACGGCAGCAGGTTCGAAGGGTTATTTCCTCCGGTTGTGGCCAATCCCACGTTCACGATACGCAAAAAGGCGATCAATATATTTACCCTGGATAATTATGTCCATTCCGGGATCATGTCTCCGGATCAGCAGCAAATTATCTGCGATGCCATTGCAGACAAAAAAAATATCCTGGTGGTGGGCGGAACGGGTTCCGGCAAAACAACCCTGACCAATGCGATTCTGGCAGAATTGGCAAAGATTGCTGGTGATGAACGGCTTGTCATTATCGAAGACACCAGCGAACTGCAGTGCCTTTCAAAAAATAAGGTGATGCTGCGTACAAACCAGAACACCAATATGCAGCATCTTCTTAAAGCCACCATGCGGCTTCGGCCGGATAGAATCGTTGTTGGTGAAGTAAGGGGCGGTGAAGCCCTTGACCTTTTAAAGGCGTGGAATACCGGTCACCCGGGTGGGGTGTGCACCGTCCATGCAAATTCCTGTGCCGGGGGACTGGTCCGGCTGCAGCAGCTGATTGCCGAAGTTGTGCCGAATCCTATGGATGATTTAATCCAAGAGGCGGTTGATCTGGTGATTTTTATCAAACGGACCAAAGCAGGCCGTAAAATTGAGGATATCGCCGAAATAGGCAATGATTATGGATTTTAATCGGAAACACAAAAATTAAGGATTTTAAAATGAAAAAGTTTTCAGCAATAATTACGATTTTTCTTTTTGGGATAGTTATTTTAGGAGAAACCTTTCTGTCATGGGCAGATGATGAATTAACAGATGAACAAAAATTGGCTTGTGAATCCATTTTATGCTTGTCTTCGGGCGACAGACCGGACGAATGCGACCCTGCTTTAAATTATTTTTTCAGCATCAAAAAAAAGAAATTATCCGACACCAGGGATGCCCGGAAATCTTTTTTGAAAAAATGTCCTGATTCAAATGCAGAAGGAATGCCCAGCTTGATCAACGTCCTGGTTGATTACAATTGTTCTGCCTGCACTGTTGAACAGTTAAATAAAAATCTTGTCAAAGTGGTTATTTCAACGGGACGAAATTTTGGCTCTATTTCCAACCACTCTTCCGGGTTTACCGTAATGGCAGTTGACCCTGAATTACCGGCATATTGTTTGAAGTTATAGTGGACCCCAATGTCAAGACAGTTTTTTTTAAATTTAAGCGTCATAGTCGGATTTTTCTCGGTGCCCAGCGGAAGTGGAAGCCAGGTCCTGAGAATGGGCACCATAAAAACTGCCCGTCGGAAGGGGTTGGCTTCCGCTGGAGCGGGTTCTGGCTTCTTCATCCCACAAGACTTAACTGATTTTCGCCATAATACACTTCGGCAGGCGTCTGGCCGTTAAAACTTTGGTGAGGTCGTTCATTGTTGTAAAAATCAAAGTATTTTTTCAGGGAGTTGCGCAACTGTTCAACAGAACGAAATTCATTTACATAAATTTCTTCATACTTCACACTGCGCCACAGTCGTTCGATGAAAATATTATCGAGACATCGGCCTTTTCCATCCATGCTGATTTTAATGTCCTTATCTTTCAATACTTTTGTAAACTCGTGACTTGTGTATTGAGATCCTTGATCCGTGTTGAATATATAGGGTGTTCCATGACATCGTAACGCTCTCTCCAAAGAGGATATACAAAACTCGTTGTCCATGGTTATTGATAGTTCCCAGGAGAGAACATGACGACTATACCAATCCATGACCGCCGTCAAATAAACGAAGCCACCAGAAAGTGGAATATATGTTATATCCGTACACCACACCTGATTTGATCTGGTTACTTCAACGTTCCTCAAAAGATATGGATACACTTTATTTTGGGGATGAGCCTTGCTGGTATTTGGTTTCGGTGCAATGGACTGAATTCCCATTTTCCGCATCAGTCGTTGAACCCGTTTGCGGTTAATCTTATATCCGTTACGCCTGAGGGCATTACGAATTTGGCGGGTGCCATAAAAAGGATGGGCGGTATATTCATTGTCAATCAACCTCATGAATTCCAAATTTGTAGGCGTTTCCTGTCCAGTCAGGCCTTTACGGTAATAGATAGAACGTGGGAGCCCTATCAGTTCACATTGCCTTTGAATACTGAGTTTGGAGTTCTTGGGTTGAATCCGCTGTCTTTTCTCTTCAATACTCATCAGAGGTGCCCGCTGTTTTTTTTTAGCCAATCCAGTTCTACCTGGAGTTGGCCGACCTTTTGATATAAACGGTCCCGTTCAATCTCTGTTTCTTTGGTTTGTTTTGCCTGGCTATTGCCAAATACCAATGGAAGGGCTTCTATTGCTTCCTTTTTCCATCTATTTACAAGGCTTGTATGAATACCGAACTCAGAGGCAATCTCATTGACAGTTTGATTCCCTTTTATGGCTGCCAATGCGACCTTACTTTTTAATTCTTTACTGTAGTTTTTCCGTTTCAAAATGAATCCCTTTCTGGTTTCTGGACTGTTATATTTTATCTTAACATCTTGTCCAGTTTTCGGGGTCCACTATAGTCTGTTAGCTTTGTTTTATTCATAGGTCCCTCCTTTAAAAAACAGATGGACCTTTATATCAGCTGCGAAGATTTACTTCATGCAGGCTTACCGAAGGGACACAGTAGATCGAAAATCTGAGATGCCAAAAAATGTGTTGTCAATATATGTAAAGTTTTGTATATTTCTCTAAATTTTGGGTAAATTTTGTTATAAAATCGGAGGAAATGAATTGAGCTTGAATTGGAAAATAACGATTATTATTGGAGTTCCCGTCTTTTCACTCTTTATATTGATTGCTTTTGGGCACTGGGCTCTGGAAAATTTGACGAAAAATTTACGACATATTGTAAATGACCAATTTGTAGTACTGGTTGAGAAGCAAATAACCCCGCTCATTGCAAACGAAATGTTACCCTTAATCAATGATGACATTGTCCGACTCAGAAACCTTCAAAATAGTATTAAACTGATGGTTGAGGCAGAGCGTGATCTAACTCAAGCCGTTATTGCCGA
This window contains:
- a CDS encoding conjugal transfer protein TrbH, whose translation is MKTLTRLLLLFFLALTCFSCTHLSPKESWVLTDSKPPLLICDEIISRLIQQYPPAKTTITLLKRGNKTFDELIEKQARRAGYTISQTQSTVKISYVIDVLSQNPGTGYVHLKSSDGFSFSRMFRMPGYDLADNYTQR
- a CDS encoding TrbI/VirB10 family protein; this encodes MSAPRGLQRPGVVTTVLSKKPILVLFLFIAIIVLLLLFSIFDEGKRNNRNGDQDQETLLIEPQQSSVSTDEEGLNLPKAPKQRKGLASESDMNSQDKKEDQKALEPIEVVRANPPPQDPVKAALDKQRQKQLVTVIQYRFEKQRQALESNPVVYKNNASMIVSTSSGVSNQTGGQSGTSARLSALNSELANAKARLGLGNGGSQSSASVTTTTGLSISAQTEINDDSMWDNGYSMDQDTNALSIKTGAIIPVVLITGIDSTLPGYISGQVSQNVWDTATGYNLLIPQGTKVFGQYQNNIMMGQERVFVVWQRLIFPDGRTMTLKDMPGGDQLGYTGLKDKVNNHYFRIYGHALLMSLVTGGTAYAMNTLDSDNSDETTTINESMGTALADQMGQTTMGLLEKHMNMSPTLTIRPGYRLNIIAIKDLEFSEPYEGKL
- a CDS encoding DNA topoisomerase 3, with protein sequence MKLFIAEKPSLGRAIAAGLGDAEKRNGYIECGSNVVTWCFGHLLEMDQPEAYDEKYKAWKKEDLPILPDAFNASIRKDAAAQMKIIGRLLKDAEMVVNAGDPDREGQLLVDEVLEYHNYAGSCERIWLSALDDKSVKKALSSMTDNNDYTGLRDAARARSQADWLVGMNCTRAMTLKGRDAGSQGVLSLGRVQTPTLALVVNRDLAIENFKPHPYFILHVEILHEAGPFTGTFQPLDTQKGLDDQGRLISPDEAYRIKKEVSGQAGKILEAHKEKKKKNPPLPHCLSSLQKAASSMLGMGAKQVLDVAQALYEKKLTTYPRSDCRYLPEEQFDEAGSVLSVLANLHGLEQIAGNTDCSIKSAAYNTKKVTAHHAIIPTGEIPSNLSDDESALYRMIAQSFCLQFYAAMEFEAQKILTGINHTVWKSTGRTILNPGWTAFIKEEKSDAENSEEQALPNVHEDDDITASNIDIKSQKTKPPARFTEGTLIEAMANVHKFIEDTEAKKTLKENEGIGTEATRAGIIETLKARQLLELQKKNIISTDLGRQLIKMAPALLTDPVTTAQWESRLSAIADGNESLSEFMTDQTTQVPELVKAIFAL
- a CDS encoding topoisomerase DNA-binding C4 zinc finger domain-containing protein, producing MPGTHLCPECGQPLRRQKSKKGAWYWACFNQDGHAKPVFLNDKNGKPDLTPKKKIELSEHKCRACGKPLVKRESKKKGKGGKKNYWWGCSGFPECKQMYFDNNGKPQFTDKKGK
- a CDS encoding ArdC-like ssDNA-binding domain-containing protein; translation: MSKYQDQLNDFSKRVLEAIEKGDAPWQEPWEEGRLLELPKNLTTDQNYKGVNLINLAMSGYNDPRWMTFNQAKDMNCFVKKGQKASKGFFYSPASLEKELDDKGKPVLDENGEEKITKVNRPVFKTFSVFNATQIEGVEEYKHPEPAWKPEDKAEKLISAANVEITGSQLDKAFYNFLTHSIETPDKSQFDDKSKYYSTVFHELAHATAHKSMMDRGVDYADKDSRAKEELRAEISSWLVCSQIGIGYSAESKESNKAYVSSWLKAIKPEDRAKELGFAMKDAEKISEYLMGLDLEKGKTAKIAADIPQESSPLVKKEAERLQAKADQYRADQKNLFSYTEKITVAMSNPDLFDDLMPDHYKSDPLSAFNKELDDSQREIVTYLKNIAPSLEKKSKSVPPPQAPSLAPHLSKNSQMEKSDPALSRVYINVPYAEKDDAKALGAKWDKQEKSWFVESGIEQKPFQKWLEPARETQLDMNKVTAQFQDQASRLGLKIDSPQADGKLHRVAVEGDKGGKKSGAYTLYPDGRPAGFIQNHKTGEKANFKYEGEIGKTVIISENKQARAAEREQDHTAAAKKAFGIYINAEKTTSHPYLADKKINGNKEYRVDKNNRLIVPAKNLKTNKIESLQFIGEDGQKQFLTGGKKSGNAYTIGELDEQKPILLAEGFATGKTLNDVSHLPAVVCFDANNLENVAKQIRELMPTAELFICADNDHAKKNNVGVEKAQKAAKAVGAKVIIPKFTDESKKLGYTDFNDLAKCKMGKSRVQSQLKSQIKYLSKDKGVGLER
- a CDS encoding type IV secretory system conjugative DNA transfer family protein, whose protein sequence is MKKQEYGLKQAKVKKSRYPLIFPVCFLLWGFAFMSYATQTVAMALRYHPDLGRPVFDTYYLPWKVFEWNKYITGSPTGDKVDLIFGAFVLSTAFGFFLILRKKPKGNLNLHGTATWAKKKELPAMGLDAKEGVYVGGFPLARGTKYLIHNGPEHILAFAPTRSGKGVGLVIPSLLAWSGSSVTLDIKGENYALTSGYRAKELHHKILKFDPADETFSFAKWNPLAEVRINTNHAIADAQNIAQMICDPDGKGMKDYFTQAGYALLTGLILHVIVSKQDATLADVVAEITKSDNDGDVKNLLYAMIDKEHAQILKKRYPDMDTDLADNIQSTIDSYAGEAVIKADRELSGVVSTAVTNLSLYRDPIVAKNTSASDFFISDIMNSETPVDLYLVVSPANLDRLRPLLRVFFNLALRKFTQKMEFENGQAVVGYKHRLLLMLDEFTSLGKLEIMQKALAFMAGYGVKAYIIVQDLSQLQEAYTRDESITSNCHVRIAYAPNKIETAKLLSDMTGKTTVVDKKTSVSGKRLGGMGNASVSVSEVARPLLTPDECMRLKGPVKDEKGGIKTPGDMLIFVAGYNTVYGQQILYFLDPVFQKRVKIPPPDRIELFKVKEVSKNEI
- a CDS encoding S26 family signal peptidase codes for the protein MKYKILLPCSLLFAVCFFVSQDCYINVSGSLPRGLYLKTSRAIANGSFVVFNPTAAQKPLVSKYVKNTPLMKRVAALPGQAYRLPRASDTDSKGRAITPFFPKTGIVPSEQFVVVGDTKYSLDSRYFGFVPQSSIVDTITPLLVF
- the trbB gene encoding P-type conjugative transfer ATPase TrbB — translated: MSVVLDSLKHNLGPIVTQALDDDNVIEVMLNPDGKLWLDTFDKGMVEVSAIPASSASGILSQVASMLGAVVTKDSPVVEGELPLDGSRFEGLFPPVVANPTFTIRKKAINIFTLDNYVHSGIMSPDQQQIICDAIADKKNILVVGGTGSGKTTLTNAILAELAKIAGDERLVIIEDTSELQCLSKNKVMLRTNQNTNMQHLLKATMRLRPDRIVVGEVRGGEALDLLKAWNTGHPGGVCTVHANSCAGGLVRLQQLIAEVVPNPMDDLIQEAVDLVIFIKRTKAGRKIEDIAEIGNDYGF
- a CDS encoding TrbM/KikA/MpfK family conjugal transfer protein, producing MKKFSAIITIFLFGIVILGETFLSWADDELTDEQKLACESILCLSSGDRPDECDPALNYFFSIKKKKLSDTRDARKSFLKKCPDSNAEGMPSLINVLVDYNCSACTVEQLNKNLVKVVISTGRNFGSISNHSSGFTVMAVDPELPAYCLKL